In the Mycobacteriales bacterium genome, one interval contains:
- a CDS encoding MFS transporter, with amino-acid sequence MPENPRDPRRWRALTVCLIAGFMTLLDVSIVNVALPSIRTGLHATASDLQWILSGYALTFGLVLVPSGRLGDARGRRMMFMIGLALFTATSAAAGLSPGAGYLVAARLLQGVAGGVLNPQIAGLIQQLFRGAERGTAFGLLGATIGISTAVGPLLGGAIINAAGASEGWRWIFYVNVPVGLAALPLAHRLIPPTERQPQHGRNLDPVGVGLLGLGVVLLLLPLVEEQTWHGTAKWALLPVAALVLGGFVVWEHRYRRRGNQPVADLELFRVRSYGLGCALALVYFAGFTSVFFTYTLYVQQGLHYSALMAGAAVTPFALGSAVSAAVGGRTVDRYGRPLVALGLVLVVVGIAATWVAVEAVPGHAVGLATAAPLLVAGIGSGLVISPNQTLTLAKVPVHGGGSAAGVLQTGQRVGTAIGIAAVGSVFFSTVASTHGHWASAFRDGLLVVLALLVVSLGIAVADLLAPHRRLAP; translated from the coding sequence ATGCCCGAGAACCCCCGTGACCCGCGACGATGGCGGGCGCTGACGGTCTGCCTCATCGCGGGGTTCATGACGCTGCTCGACGTCAGCATCGTCAACGTCGCGCTGCCCTCGATCCGCACCGGGCTCCACGCGACCGCGAGCGACCTGCAGTGGATCCTGTCCGGCTACGCGCTGACGTTCGGCCTCGTCCTCGTGCCGTCGGGACGGCTCGGCGACGCGCGCGGTCGGCGGATGATGTTCATGATCGGGCTCGCCCTGTTCACGGCGACGAGCGCCGCGGCCGGCCTGTCCCCCGGCGCCGGCTACCTGGTCGCCGCCCGGCTGCTGCAAGGCGTTGCCGGCGGCGTGCTCAACCCGCAGATCGCAGGCCTCATCCAGCAGCTGTTCCGCGGCGCCGAGCGGGGCACGGCGTTCGGCCTGCTCGGCGCGACGATCGGCATCTCCACCGCGGTCGGCCCGCTGCTGGGCGGCGCCATCATCAACGCCGCCGGCGCGAGCGAGGGGTGGCGCTGGATCTTCTACGTCAACGTGCCCGTCGGGCTCGCCGCGCTGCCGCTCGCCCACCGGCTGATCCCACCGACCGAGCGCCAGCCGCAGCACGGCCGCAACCTCGACCCGGTCGGCGTCGGGCTGCTCGGGCTCGGCGTCGTACTCCTGCTGCTGCCGCTCGTCGAGGAGCAGACGTGGCACGGCACGGCGAAGTGGGCGCTGCTGCCCGTCGCCGCCCTGGTCCTGGGCGGCTTCGTCGTGTGGGAGCACCGCTACCGGCGGCGGGGCAACCAGCCCGTGGCGGACCTCGAGCTGTTCCGCGTGCGCTCCTACGGCCTCGGTTGCGCGCTGGCGCTGGTCTACTTCGCCGGCTTCACGTCGGTGTTCTTCACCTACACGCTCTACGTGCAGCAGGGCCTGCACTACAGCGCGCTGATGGCCGGCGCCGCGGTCACGCCCTTCGCGCTCGGCTCCGCGGTGTCGGCGGCGGTCGGCGGCCGCACGGTCGACCGCTACGGCCGACCGCTGGTGGCGCTCGGGCTGGTGCTGGTCGTGGTCGGCATCGCGGCGACCTGGGTCGCGGTCGAGGCGGTCCCCGGGCACGCCGTCGGCCTGGCGACCGCGGCGCCGCTGCTGGTCGCCGGCATCGGCAGCGGGCTGGTGATCTCGCCGAACCAGACGCTCACCCTGGCGAAGGTGCCCGTGCACGGCGGCGGCAGTGCCGCCGGCGTGCTGCAGACGGGACAGCGCGTCGGTACGGCGATCGGCATCGCCGCCGTCGGCTCGGTGTTCTTCTCGACGGTCGCGTCGACCCACGGGCACTGGGCCTCGGCCTTCCGCGACGGCTTGCTCGTGGTGCTCGCACTTCTCGTCGTCTCGCTGGGCATCGCGGTCGCCGACCTGCTCGCGCCGCACCGCCGCCTCGCGCCCTAG
- a CDS encoding metallophosphoesterase, translating into MRALDLRQRWRHPDAAPALLVAIVVVLAALTGSGALLGSSDPTIAAAGDIACSPNEINHARGDRTQCAEVATAALLARLHPTAVLTLGDDQYYCGNLGDFADAYAPSWGRDLAITHPAVGNHEYGTGCGRDSATGYFTYFGKRAGHVNEGWYSYDLGSWHVIALNSECSYGKGPADFGGCGAGSPEYHWLADDLAGDRAACTLVYWHEPRFSSGEHGDDVAMTSIWNLLVAAHADVVLNGHAHVYERFAPAGATTQATGPRNGVFQDPSPDPAGIREFVVGTGGRNHGTFAHPALRGEVVRDATTFGVLEMHLHPDGYDWRFVPVAGGGFADAGTGSCH; encoded by the coding sequence GTGAGAGCACTGGACCTCCGGCAGCGATGGCGTCATCCGGACGCCGCACCGGCTCTGCTGGTGGCGATCGTCGTCGTGCTCGCGGCCCTGACCGGGTCGGGGGCGCTGCTCGGCTCGTCGGACCCGACGATCGCCGCTGCGGGTGACATCGCCTGCAGCCCCAACGAGATCAACCATGCCCGGGGCGACCGCACCCAGTGCGCCGAGGTCGCGACCGCCGCACTGCTGGCCCGGCTGCACCCCACCGCCGTGCTGACCCTGGGCGACGACCAGTACTACTGCGGCAACCTCGGCGACTTCGCCGACGCCTACGCGCCGTCGTGGGGGCGCGACCTGGCGATCACGCACCCGGCGGTCGGCAACCACGAGTACGGCACCGGCTGCGGGCGCGACAGCGCAACGGGGTACTTCACCTACTTCGGCAAGCGGGCCGGCCACGTGAACGAGGGCTGGTACAGCTACGACCTCGGCAGCTGGCACGTCATCGCGCTGAACTCGGAGTGCAGCTACGGCAAGGGTCCGGCCGACTTCGGCGGCTGCGGGGCCGGCAGCCCGGAGTACCACTGGCTCGCCGACGACCTCGCCGGCGACCGGGCGGCCTGCACGCTGGTCTACTGGCACGAGCCGCGCTTCTCCTCCGGCGAGCACGGCGACGACGTCGCGATGACGTCGATCTGGAACCTCCTCGTCGCCGCGCACGCCGACGTCGTGCTCAACGGCCACGCGCACGTCTACGAGCGGTTCGCCCCGGCGGGGGCGACGACTCAGGCCACCGGGCCGCGGAACGGGGTATTCCAGGACCCGAGCCCGGACCCGGCCGGGATCCGCGAGTTCGTGGTCGGCACCGGCGGGCGCAACCACGGCACGTTCGCGCACCCGGCGCTGCGCGGCGAGGTGGTGCGCGACGCCACGACGTTCGGCGTCCTCGAGATGCACCTGCACCCGGACGGCTACGACTGGCGCTTCGTACCGGTCGCGGGCGGCGGCTTCGCCGACGCGGGCACCGGCAGCTGCCACTAG